A single region of the Eleginops maclovinus isolate JMC-PN-2008 ecotype Puerto Natales chromosome 16, JC_Emac_rtc_rv5, whole genome shotgun sequence genome encodes:
- the hao1 gene encoding hydroxyacid oxidase 1, with protein sequence MSAQRVCVSDFEKEAEKVLPKAVYDYYRSGADEQNTLADNVAAFNRWRLLPRVLRDVSSVDLSISLLGQKLSMPVCVGATAMQRMAHPEGETATARACRAAGTGMMLSSWATSTIEEVMSAMTASEGGVMWLQLYIYRDRELTLSLVRRAEEAGYKAIFVTVDTPYLGRRLDDMRNRFKLPSHLSMSNFSSASMAFSEGNYGNDSGLAVYVAKAIDPTLCWDDITWLKKQTHLPVIVKGVLNAEDALQAVNYGVDGILVSNHGARQLDGVPATLDVLEEVVGAVQGRCDVFMDGGVRRGSDVLKALALGAKAVFIGRPVLWGLACQGEQGVTEILELFKEELRLAMALSGCRSVSEVSRSLVRRADFTSRM encoded by the exons ATGTCAGcacagcgagtgtgtgtgtccgacTTTGAGAAAGAAGCCGAGAAAGTTCTTCCTAAAGCCGTCTACGACTACTACCGCTCAGGAGCTGATGAGCAGAACACGCTGGCTGACAATGTGGCTGCCTtcaacag GTGGCGTCTCCTCCCCCGGGTGTTGAGGGACGTCTCCTCAGTGGATCTGTCCATCTCTCTGCTAGGACAGAAGCTCAGCATGCCGGTCTGTGTGGGAGCCACCGCCATGCAGAGGATGGCTCACCCTGAGGGGGAGACGGCCACAGCCAGAG CATGCCGAGCAGCGGGGACAGGGATGATGCTGAGCTCCTGGGCAACCTCCACCATAGAGGAAGTGATGTCAGCGATGACAGCCTCAGAAGGCGGGGTCATGTGGCTGCAGCTCTACATCTACAGGGACCGAGAGCTCACTCTGTCATTGGTCCGCCGGGCAGAGGAGGCGGGCTATAAGGCCATCTTTGTCACCGTGGATACGCCTTACCTGGGGAGGAGATTGGATGACATGCGCAACCGCTTTAAACTTCCCTCACACCTCAG CATGTCTAACTTTTCATCAGCCTCAATGGCTTTCTCTGAGGGTAACTATGGCAACGACAGTGGTTTGGCTGTTTATGTTGCCAAAGCGATAGACCCCACCCTCTGCTGGGACGACATCACAtggctaaaaaaacaaacacacctacCTGTGATCGTCAAGGGAGTCCTAAATG ctGAGGATGCTCTCCAGGCTGTGAACTATGGTGTCGATGGTATCCTGGTGTCCAATCACGGAGCTCGACAACTGGATGGGGTTCCTGCCAcg cTGGATGtgctggaggaggtggtgggggcAGTGCAGGGTCGCTGTGACGTCTTCATGGACGGGGGAGTGAGGCGGGGGTCCGACGTGCTGAAGGCTTTGGCTCTGGGGGCCAAGGCAGTCTTCATCGGCCGCCCCGTGCTGTGGGGGCTCGCCTGTCAG gggGAACAGGGAGTTACAGAGATCCTGGAACTTTTTAAAGAGGAGCTACGACTGGCTATGGCTCTGTCAG GTTGTCGTTCTGTATCTGAGGTCAGCAGGTCTCTGGTCAGGAGAGCAGACTTCACTTCCAGAATGTGA